One Bacillus sp. FJAT-52991 genomic region harbors:
- a CDS encoding cupin domain-containing protein, whose amino-acid sequence MVSYLDYTSPSVRFSFDVNQSPLMKKDNQNYINVLGIQQLNTLENVSLLDIFLSSNNVIEPHYHQNAAELVYCISGAATVSLLNPFTKQIQNYSITPGQVANVPQGWWHYEVANADNTHLLAIFNAPTPEVILGSDILKLTPANIMAHTYCLDEKQWKKAVAPVQPATFIGPPSNCNRVDENTSWQRQHARNYYTDQRYTPQTYNQHYYY is encoded by the coding sequence ATGGTTTCTTATTTGGATTATACTTCTCCATCCGTACGTTTCTCTTTTGATGTCAATCAAAGTCCATTAATGAAAAAAGATAACCAAAACTATATTAATGTATTAGGTATCCAACAATTAAACACACTGGAAAATGTCTCCTTACTCGATATTTTTCTTAGTTCCAACAATGTTATAGAACCACATTATCACCAAAATGCTGCAGAGTTAGTCTATTGTATTTCTGGCGCTGCTACTGTTTCATTATTAAATCCATTTACAAAGCAAATTCAAAATTATTCTATTACACCGGGACAAGTAGCAAATGTTCCGCAAGGTTGGTGGCATTATGAAGTAGCTAATGCAGATAACACACATTTATTAGCTATATTTAATGCACCGACGCCTGAAGTCATTCTAGGATCAGATATTCTGAAGTTAACTCCTGCGAATATCATGGCTCACACCTATTGTTTGGATGAAAAACAATGGAAGAAAGCTGTGGCACCTGTTCAACCGGCAACATTTATTGGTCCGCCTAGTAACTGCAACAGGGTCGATGAAAACACTTCATGGCAACGTCAACATGCTAGAAACTACTACACCGATCAAAGATATACACCTCAAACATATAACCAGCATTATTACTACTGA
- a CDS encoding serine hydrolase produces MKSRQRASAIFKIILCSIMFILMTDEWWFTKAVRAESDTLSNRNIEDFKKKIDEQVPKWQESYGVPGVAIGIVHEGRIAYTLNYGYADKKKKIPVSDDTLFQAGSISKNLTAWGVLHLADEGLISLDDPVEKYLKDWKLAKSEFNHDEVTIRRLLSHTAGLPPHKGYLGVAPGKPLQPIEESLSGKGWYNDPVQITVKPGSEAIYSGGGYTILQLVIEGVTGKPFDRYMEEQILKPLGMKSSSFQQSTKDPNLSKAYGYFGQELPNYQFTEQAAAGFKTNVTDMMTLILASMDTNNRSKGHGVIKSERVEEMQKPVLGENGLGVFVKELSNQQKLIYHSGDNRGWHSFYGFIPETKDGLVILTNSENGIDLRQDVYHAWIEYETGKLPEEHSAIAEMRKNNSIISIVIGTVLGLYLLLFGVRLRNGRRAFITKHEKKPYIRLGVRTFLLFTISTLLFCASYVWSVLVLASGNTTNYILIMSWLIVLFIAGFFPKKRNSNRNLGNHTPA; encoded by the coding sequence ATGAAGAGTAGACAAAGAGCCTCGGCGATTTTCAAGATTATTTTATGTTCGATCATGTTCATTTTGATGACGGATGAATGGTGGTTTACGAAAGCAGTGAGGGCAGAGTCGGACACATTGTCGAATAGGAATATAGAGGACTTCAAGAAAAAGATAGACGAACAAGTACCAAAATGGCAGGAGAGCTATGGTGTACCAGGAGTTGCAATAGGCATTGTCCATGAGGGGCGTATTGCTTATACCCTTAACTACGGTTATGCAGATAAAAAGAAAAAGATACCGGTAAGTGATGATACCTTATTTCAGGCTGGTTCTATATCTAAGAACCTTACAGCATGGGGAGTTCTGCACCTTGCAGACGAAGGACTTATATCACTGGATGATCCTGTCGAAAAGTATTTGAAAGACTGGAAATTAGCTAAATCGGAGTTCAATCATGACGAAGTGACAATTAGAAGATTATTAAGCCACACTGCAGGGTTACCTCCACATAAAGGATATCTCGGGGTAGCACCTGGGAAACCTCTTCAACCTATCGAGGAATCCTTGTCTGGAAAAGGGTGGTATAACGATCCGGTGCAAATAACCGTAAAACCGGGTTCAGAAGCGATTTACTCTGGCGGTGGCTATACCATTTTGCAGCTTGTGATCGAAGGGGTGACTGGGAAGCCCTTTGACCGTTATATGGAGGAACAAATTCTGAAACCTCTAGGAATGAAATCTAGTTCATTCCAACAAAGTACCAAAGATCCTAATCTTTCGAAAGCTTACGGTTATTTTGGACAGGAACTCCCAAACTATCAATTTACCGAACAGGCTGCCGCAGGCTTTAAGACAAATGTAACTGATATGATGACATTGATACTTGCAAGTATGGATACAAATAACCGCAGTAAAGGGCATGGCGTCATCAAAAGCGAACGTGTGGAGGAAATGCAAAAGCCGGTATTAGGTGAGAATGGTTTGGGTGTATTTGTGAAAGAGTTATCTAATCAACAGAAATTGATTTATCATTCCGGCGACAATCGAGGCTGGCATTCTTTTTATGGTTTCATTCCGGAAACGAAGGATGGATTGGTGATCCTTACGAATAGCGAAAATGGGATAGATTTAAGACAGGATGTTTACCATGCTTGGATTGAATATGAGACAGGAAAGTTGCCTGAGGAGCATTCCGCCATTGCTGAGATGAGAAAAAACAACTCCATTATATCTATTGTTATTGGAACCGTACTTGGATTATATTTGTTGCTGTTTGGGGTCAGACTTCGTAACGGCAGAAGAGCCTTTATTACTAAGCATGAGAAGAAACCTTATATTAGACTAGGGGTTAGGACATTCTTACTCTTTACTATTAGTACGCTCTTGTTTTGTGCTTCCTATGTATGGAGCGTTCTGGTATTAGCTTCAGGCAATACAACTAATTATATTCTAATAATGTCCTGGCTTATAGTACTATTCATTGCCGGCTTTTTCCCGAAAAAACGAAATAGTAACAGGAATTTAGGAAATCATACTCCAGCTTGA